A DNA window from Vigna unguiculata cultivar IT97K-499-35 chromosome 10, ASM411807v1, whole genome shotgun sequence contains the following coding sequences:
- the LOC114165474 gene encoding replication protein A 70 kDa DNA-binding subunit C-like, protein MAKKFDMIKDIDGRRETLKLAVRIVDLWYVESWDSKRSMEMVLMDQKGDVIVAMIKKEDMGVWEEKLKEGESYIMHNFKLLKNRAQYRVCEHPFMLLFIGATSIRPQPIASIPRKLWKFKSIKDIIDGKYCSDLLVDVIGMLDNVEEKGHSKNVVFDLKDLSGAIICCTLWDSYCEKLLSYWRTCSQTSNVAIILTQAKIKPASGPWPVSLTSGSETFEEGSQYSGSSQISHVDRFMYKTVVKSVSKIIIVLEEISCVTVARTLKFNLGNDGWNYLVCNVCTKRTHEVGSFKCLSCDAFNDSPRIRYKLEIQVTDGKKVANFMLWDQDCMNLIGVSAADLRKKMINHGEDDPKCFPEDLDVILGCTWAFKVKLQGKNRPASVMRVSTDVEIIDHVKALLGQEEASFVGECVVSCPSDILPDTSNSSAMVIGKCSNASLLDVPTSSGTSLMCLSSTADDEPDIVFCMTPSKDVSAPIDDVPDIPSSIMEFDFLEDIPLAQLSATKTTKPTKSIKKEKL, encoded by the exons ATGGcaaaaaaatttgatatgatCAAGGATATTGATGGAAGAAGGGAGACGTTGAAACTTGCTGTTAGAATCGTAGATTTGTGGTATGTTGAGTCTTGGGATTCCAAACGAAGTATGGAAATGGTTTTGATGGATCAAAAG GGTGATGTTATTGTTGCAATGATTAAGAAGGAAGATATGGGTGTTTGGGAAGAGAAGCTAAAAGAGGGTGAAAGTTACATAATGCATAACTTTAAACTCTTGAAGAACAGAGCTCAATATAGAGTTTGTGAGCATCCATTTATGCTGTTGTTTATAGGAGCAACGTCTATACGACCACAACCCATTGCAAGCATACCTAGAAAGCTTTGGAAGTTCAAAAGTATAAAGGATATCATCGATGGAAAGTATTGTTCTGATTTGTTGGTTG ATGTCATTGGTATGCTGGACAATGTAGAGGAGAAAGGCCATTCCAAAAATGTTGTGTTTGACCTCAAAGATTTGAG TGGTGCTATAATCTGTTGCACATTGTGGGATTCGTATTGTGAGAAATTATTGAGTTATTGGAGGACATGTAGTCAAACATCTAATGTTGCTATTATTCTTACTCAGGCTAAGATAAAGCCTGCTTCAG GTCCATGGCCAGTTTCATT AACCTCTGGCAGTGAAACTTTTGAGGAAGGGAGTCAATATAGTGGCTCTTCACAGATTAGTCATGTTGATAGGTTTATGTATAAAACCGTTGTTAAAAGTGTTTCAAAGATTATCATTGTATTAGAG GAGATTTCCTGTGTTACTGTTGCACGTACACTTAAATTTAACTTAGGAAATGATGGATGGAATTATCTGGTGTGTAACGTTTGTACGAAAAGAACTCACGAAGTTGGTTCCTTTAAGTGTCTTAGTTGTGATGCTTTTAATGATTCTCCAAGAATCCG ATACAAGCTGGAAATTCAAGTGACTGATGGGAAAAAGGTGGCCAATTTCATGCTTTGGGACCAAGATTGCATGAATTTAATTGGTGTATCTGCTGCTGatttgagaaagaaaatgatCAAT CATGGTGAAGACGATCCAAAGTGTTTTCCAGAGGATCTAGATGTTATTTTAGGATGTACTTGGGCTTTTAAGGTGAAGCTACAAGGAAAGAACCGACCTGCCTCAGTTATGAGAGTTTCCACTGACGTGGAAATTATTGATCACGTTAAAGCACTACTGGGGCAGGAGGAG GCAAGCTTTGTTGGTGAATGTGTTGTTAGTTGTCCATCTGATATACTTCCTGATACTTCCAATTCCTCA GCAATGGTTATTGGTAAATGTAGCAATGCCAGTCTTCTTGATGTACCAACTTCTAGCGGGACTTCTTTa ATGTGCCTTTCTTCCACCGCTGATGATGAACCTGATATAGTTTTCTGTATGACGCCGTCTAAAGATGTTTCTGCTCCTATTGATGATGTTCCAGACATTCCATCAAGTATCATGGAGTTTGATTTTCTGGAAGATATTCCTCTAGCTCAGTTATCAGCTACAAAGACTACAAAGCCAACGAAGAGTATCAAAAAGGagaaattataa